Within the Corynebacterium sp. sy039 genome, the region TTTGTCTCTGCGTCCTTGCAAACAATGCTAGATAATTACATTGCTCATCATGGAACCGATCTCAAAGATTTTGCAAAATATAACTGCATTCAGCTCAATGACACTCACCCCGTACTCGCCATCCCAGAACTCTTACGCTTACTTCTCGACGACCACCACTTAAGTTGGGATGAAGCATGGAAAATTGTGACTGATACTTTTGCTTATACCAATCACACTGTGCTTGCCGAAGCCTTGGAGCAGTGGGATTGCTCTATTTTCCAGCAGCTTTTTGCCCGAGTTTTCGAGTTAATTGTAGAGATCGATCGTCGTTTCCGTGAGGATATGCGTGCTCGTGGGTTCGATGAAGACCACATTGCTACCATGGCACCAGTACAAGATGGAATGGTACGTATGGCATGGATCGCCTGCTACAGTTCTTTCTCCATCAATGGCGTTGCTGCGTTGCATACCGAGATCATTAAAGCAGATACGCTTGCGCAGTGGTATGAAATTGCCCCAGAAAAATTCAATAACAAAACAAATGGTGTGACCCCGCGTCGTTGGCTCAAAATGTGTAATCCACGGCTTTCTGCTCTCCTTACAGAATTGATGGGCTCTGATGAGTGGGTCACGAACTTGGACGCGCTGAAACAACTACGCCACCACGGCGATAATGAGGAAGTCCTGCGCAAACTTATTGATATCAAGCAGGCTAATAAAGCAGAATTTGCCCAGTGGATCAAGCAACGCCAAGACATAAGTGTGGATCCAGAGTCGATTTTTGATGTCCAGATTAAGCGCTTGCACGAGTATAAGCGCCAGCTTATGAACGCTCTTTATATTTTGGATCTCTATTTCCGCATTAAGAATGATGAAGCCAGTTCGGTACCGCCGCGCACCTTCATTTTTGGTGCTAAAGCAGCGCCGGGATATGTGCGAGCAAAGGCAATCATCAAGCTCATCAATGCTATTGCTGATCTAGTGAATAATGATCCACAGGTATCAAGTGTTCTGCGAGTAGTTTTTGTGGAAAATTACAATGTTTCCCCTGCCGAACACATTATCCCTGCCGCGGATATTTCCGAGCAGATCTCTATGGCTGGCAAAGAAGCATCAGGTACCTCCAATATGAAGTTCATGATGAATGGGGCACTGACTTTGGGCACTCTCGACGGTGCGAATGTGGAAATCCTCGAGGCTGTTGGCGCAGATAATGCCTATATTTTCGGTGCGAAAAATGAGGAACTCCCTGCGCTGCGCGAGCACTATAATCCACATCATTGCTATGAGACAGTACCTGGTCTTAAGCGCACCCTTGATGCGCTTATCGACGGAACTCTGGATGATAATCACTCTGGTATGTTCCATGACCTGCGTAGTTCCCTACTCGATACCAATGGTTGGGAAAGCCCTGATGTGTACTATGTACTCGGTGATTTTGCCGCCTACCGCGATACTCGCGACGCTATGGCACAGCACTACTATGCGCAGCCACTGACCTGGGCACGCCAGTGCTGGGTAAATATCTGCGAATCTGGTCGTTTTTCTTCCGATCGCACCATTAAAGATTATGCAGAGCACGTGTGGAAGTTGCAGGCAACACTCATTTAAGATGCGCACTGAATACAGAAACTATAGAATGAAAGAAAATACCCGCTGCTTGGTTAAGGAGTCATCATGGATAGCGTCTCAACATTGTCTGGTATTAAAATTCCTGCGATCATATACTCTGCACTACTTGGTATGACCATTACCCTAGGTTCAATGGTCACAACACTCAAACTAGATATTCCATTGTGGGCATGGGCGCCGGTGTTTGCGCTACTGTGGTCAGTCACCCACGCTAGTCTCAAGCATAATTCTGCGGTATCGGATAATGGCACAATCACAATCGATCACAAGCGCGTGCTTACCTTAGCGCTATGTGGTTTGGTGCTTTTCCTTGCAGTAGTGTGCGTTGCTCTTATGGGAAGTTAATGGTTGTATCACTCAGGGGTGTGTCCATACATATGGGCACACCCCTGGTTTTATTTTTGTTCTAGCTGCGGTGCTATTTCTTTTGCCTTGATCATGAACCCGGATTGTCCGGCTTGATAGTATTTCTCCACATAGTCAAGGGCGATAAGAGCTGCGTCGTGATAGCTCATTCCCTCTGGTGGATGGATATTGGAGATACAATTCCTGCGTTCCTCAGTGATACCTGCATAGGTTTTCCAGGTGGAGTAAATGCCTAAAGAACTAGGCACGCTCAATCCAGGGCGCTCGCCGATAACAACAAGAGTGATATCCCATGCGGCTGCTTGACCGATGTGATCTCCCAACGCAACTCGACCTTGGTGTCCTACTACCGGTGGCGCTACTTTATAGTCTTTGAGGGTTTCTTTGAGAGCAGTGTATAGCTGTGGACCGTGAGTACTTACTGCAGCAGGTGAAAGTCCGTCGATAAGCACAATGCCGATATCAGCTTTGTAGTCTGCTAGTTCTGGTGGTAATTCGCGTGGGGCACGGCCATAGTCAGGGCGTAGGAGATATTCTCTGCGATCCTTGGCTTGGGAGTGAATCTCAAGTATCTCCCCTAGTTGTTCGCGCAGTAGTGTCATATCCATGTGGGAGTGTACTGCGTCTCGCGCTTGGGCATGCGCGCTGAGTAATTCCAAGCGTGCAGCGGTAGGGACTGCTGCACCATATCTGCCTAATCCGACTCGTGCTGGGGTAAGGCTTTGTAATTGAGCATTGAGTGTTTGCTGGGGGGTAATGTCTTGCGTATGGTTCATGATTTCGCCTCAAGAGAAATGAGTGAACTAAGATCTAGTGCTGGTTGAGCTTGTAGCGCATGTGTGTCGTCGATAAGCCCTGTGCCTTGCAACCATTGCTCGAACTCTGGAGCATGACGACGCCCAGTCACTGACCTGGCGAGGGCAACATCATTATGGCTAAGCGATTGGTAGCCAAGCATGATGTCGTCTGTGCCAGGCACACAAATAACAAAACTTGTACCTGCTTGAATAAGCAAGTGCAGCAAAGAATCCATATCGTCAGGATCAGCTTCTGCATGGTTGGTGTAGCACACATCCACTCCCATAGGTAGCCCTAGGAGTTTGCCACAGAATAAGTCTTCTAGACCGGCGCGAATAATTTGTTTCCCGTTGTAGAGATATTCAGGTCCAATAAAACCTACCACGGTATTGACCAGCAAAGGATTGTAGTGCCGCGCTAAGCCATAAGCACGTGCCTCGAGAGTTTGTTGGTCTACTGGGTGCCCGTCGTTATCGCAATGTGCACCTGCCGATAGTGCAGAACCTTGACCAGTCTCAAAATACATACAGTTATTGCCCACGCTGCCACGTCCAAGTGACAAAGCGCCAGCATACGCCTCGTCTAATAATTCTTTTGTCACCCCGAAGCTGAGATTTGTGCCTTCAGTACCTGCTATTGATTGGAAAACCAGATCCACTGGTGATCCTTTTTCTAAAAGATCAATCGTGGTAGTGACGTGGGTAAGAACGCATGATTGAGTGGGAACCTCATAGGTCTGGCGCACATCATCTATCAGACGTAGTAAGGAATCAACGCGCGTGGGGAAATCAGTGGCGGGGTTGATTCCAATAACTGCATCTCCTGACCCCAGTAGCAGACCGTCGGCAATGGAAGCTGCGATACCAGCTGGGTCATCTGTGGGATGATTTGGCTGCAACCGAGTAGCTAAAGTTCCTGGTAGTCCAATTGTGCTGCGGAATGCAGCAACATTAGTGATTTTGCTGGCCACAGCAATCAGCTCGCCGTTGCTCATCAACTTTGAGACTGCAGCTGCCATCTCTGGGGTGATTCCTGGTGCGATAGCAGAAAGAGCAGCACTATTGTTATATGCCTGCTCCAGTAGCCACTGCCGGAACTCCCCCACAGTCAAATGCGCAATAGGTGCGAAAGCCTCTTTGTCCCAGTCGTCAAGAATAATGCGGGTAACAAAATCACTGTCATAGCTTAGTGCTGGCTGCTCTAAAAATTGCACGAGGTCAATATCTGCCAATACCCATTGCGCTGCAGCACGTTCTGCAGCGCTATGCGCACCAGCACCAGAGAGAATATCTCCAGAACGCAGCGGTGTTGCCTTGGCCATGACGTCGTTAAGCGAACGAAAAGTGTAATTATGTTCCCCGAGTTTATAGTGATAACCAGAACCGGACATAAAATTCCTTACTTCATATTGAGCATTAGGCGGTGTCGATGACATCTAGCCTAGTGCGAGCGATAAGAAAATAGGTGCAGTACAAGCAAGCACGCTAACACTGCCACTGAGCACAATCCAACGGCGATATTTGCAAGGAAAGTACAAACAATCGCGCATAATGACAGCACTAAGGCAATGCCAGAGGTAATTCTGCCACCAGGGGTCACATATGGATCCTCGCTTGTCTGCTGCGGCACTACTTTTTTGTGTAGGACAATGTGGCTAGCCATCATGAGCGCATAAGAAATTACTGCGCCGCACACTGCAACTGCCATGAGTGTATCGCCGTCGATGAAGATCGTTAGGACAAAACCAATGATAGCTGGCACGATAAGCGCCCAGGTAGGTACCCCACGACCGTTAACGCGAGTGAACACATGAGGCAAAATCTGTTCCCTGGCAAGGCTATAGATTAAGCGACTATAGCCAAAGGTAATGGAGAAAAACGAGGCGATAAGACCGATCAATGCGGCACAATTGACCGCCACAATCAAGATAGATGGTGCATGGATAGCGCGTAACCCACTGATAAGCGGATCACCTGATTGTGCAAATACATCAGTACCTGCGCCACCGGGTCCAACCAGGAGCATGGCAAACGCGAAGATACTTAGAATAACCATTGAAAATAGAATTGCACGCGGCAAAGTTCTATGTGGTGAACGCGCTTCTTCAGCAGCCATAGGAACACCCTCGACAGCTAAGAAAAACCAAATTGCCGACGGAATAGCAAGCCATACGCTCATAGAGCCATGTGGGAAAAAATCGATTCCTTGCGATAGATGCGTCACATCAAAATGCGGCACCATTGCTATGGTGTACGCAATAAGCGCCAACGAGGCAATCGTAGTAATGACGAGCATAACTTTGAGCGCTTCCCCAGCACCGGCCAAGTTAATCGCAACGAAAATGACGTAGCAGGCTAGATGAATCACCCACGGATGTGAGAAATGAACTATACCGAGCGACTGCACATAAGCTGCGATAAACGTGGAGATAGCAGCCGGTGCCACCACATATTCCAATACGATTGCGCTTGCTGTGATCACGCCACCAATGCGCCCAAAAGCGATTGTTGCAAATTGGTGCCCACCGCCTGCGCTTGGGAATCGTGAAGACAGCTCCGCCAAGGCCATACACATCGACAGATACAGCACCCCGACGACGACCAAAGCAATTGCCATGCCACCCCAGCCGCCGTCTACTAGACCGAACTGCCAACCAGCAAAATCTCCGGAAATAACGAAGGAAACTCCCAGCCCAGTGAGCAGCACCCATCCCAAGGTTCCTTGTTTAAGACCAGTTTGCTTCCCTGCTGACTGCTTTTTCTCCCCTTGCACTCTTTGTCCGTCCATTGTGTTGGTGTCCAAAGAATCCTCCTTAAGACCTTGGTGAAGTTTCTTAGCCTGTACTGATTGCACTCCCGACGCTACCGAGTATGTAAGTCCTCATAGTGAGTATGCGGTGCGTGGTTTTCACCAGTACCCCAATCAGCCTACCTGTCAATCAATAGGTATGGAAATCAGGGGGAGGTGGCAGGAATTTTCATACAGAAACAATGATTCGTAAAGCATCGGTGGGATCAAACGCATGAGGAACCTCTGCGAGAGAAATAGGACCTGCAGTAATTGATTCCCAATCAATAGTTGATCGAGAAAGAAAATCCAAAGCCTGTTCAAGATGACGCGGTTCATAATTATGCACACCAACGATATGCCGCAACCCACGCACTAACCACTCAGGATTAACCGATATATCTGGTGACGTTGCCACAGATCCACCTAATACAGCTAGACCCCCAATATCGAGCACACTAATACAAGAATCAACGCCTTGAGCTGAACCAGAAAATTCGCACGACACATCTATGCTACATGGATTAGCAGTATATTCTGCAGGTGTATATACCATTGCTCCCAATGACTGCGCCCACGCACAACGCTGTGGATTAGGATCTATCGCCGTCACTACCGCACCAGCCTGGATAGCGACGTCGACAGCAAGTAAGCCAAGCATTCCACACCCCACCACCAATAGTCTTTTCCCAGCAAGACTGCCTACATGGTGGCACACCTTTTCCAATGCTGCCATCACAGTACCACCTGCACATGACGCAATAGACGCCGGCACGTCCTCTAACGTATCAGGTACCACAGCTACTGGCTGATGAGCCCGAAGCACAATATGGGAAGCATACGTCCCCGATAGTGACCAGTCCCCATTAAAAGGCTCATGTCCAGTCTTGAGCAGATTACGACATTTGGCAGTACAACCCATCTCACAACGATCACATGACATACATGGTGCAGTAACTGAAAAAGTCACACGCTGACCGGGCACTAAAAGTGGATTACGCGTTTGTTCAACGATACCGACTCCTTCATGGCCAAGAACTGACGGGCATGCCTGTTTCCTCCGCCCTGTTACTGTGTGACGATCAGAACCACAAATACTCGCCGTGGTTATACGCACCAAGCTCTCTCCGGGTTGTAACTGAGGAGCAGCCAAAGCAACATTCTCAAAGTTAAGTCCCCCCATCCATACAAGTGCATTAATTGGTTCGCTCAGTGATGTATGCACACTCATTATTCTGCCTCGTCGGAAGGGTCAGCCAGAAGTAAAGGTAGTTGAGCAGCAGAATCTAAGACAAAATCAGCACCGAAAGAACCGAATTTTTCTCTATCAAGATGCCCAGTCAACACTCCGACACTCGTCACTCCTGCTCTTTGTGCACTTTCCACATCTGCTTGAGTATCGCCACAACTAATTACCTCTTTTAGATCACTTACACCAAGTTCTTGCATTGCCTTTTCAATAAGGAAAGGCTCAGGACGTCCAAGAGGCACTTCGTCACCAGCAACTAAGCAGTCAATAACACCGTTATTCCACCCCATCGCTTCTAGAATAAGATCAGCTATTTCACGAGAAAACCCTGTAGTGAGAGCGATTTTTATCCCTTTTTCTCGTAAAAGGCAAAACATAGTTTCAATTCCAGCAAACGGACTTGGTGGCTCAGCCATATAGCTTCGACGCAGTTCAGCCCGAAACCATTGCCATGCTCTTTCATGTATGTCTTTGTTTAGTGGCACCCCACCAATTTCTAATAACTGACCTAGTGCCCAATATTTTTCAGTACCCATATACGACTGAAATACCTCATCGCTAATCCTGGCACCTTCGCGTTCGGCTGCTGTACGCAATACGCGATAGACCTCATCGCGTTCATCAACAGTAGTTCCCGCCATATCAAAAATTGCTAGTCTGTACATTATTTATCCCTTAAAGGTGAAAAGAATTGTGGCTGATAAAATCGCTCATGCGCGCCTTATGAATGGAAGGCATCCTAGTATTTAATGGCTATCGCACAGCTTTGCGTAGCCACATGGAAAGAAATTCCACACATAGCACTACGCCAATGATGAGTAAAAGAATGTAAGTTACTACTTGAAACTGATTCACACGAGCAGCATTGAGCAATTGAAAACCAATACCGCCAGCTCCCACTACGCCTAATAACGTGGCCGACCGGATATTGATATCCAAAAGATAAAGAGTATGCGCAATAAAAGCTGGTGCTGCTTGACGTAATGTCGCTGCAAAAAATACTTGTGCTCTTGTCGCTCCAGCTGTAAAAATTGCTCTTTGCACATCAATATCTGTTTCTTCAAGCGAATCCGCTACCAATTTTGACAACAGCCCTACTGCGCCAAGTGCCAACGCTAGAGTACCTGCCACAGCTCCAAGACCCGATATAACAACAAAAATAATGGCAAGGATCAGTTCTGGA harbors:
- a CDS encoding amino acid permease → MDTNTMDGQRVQGEKKQSAGKQTGLKQGTLGWVLLTGLGVSFVISGDFAGWQFGLVDGGWGGMAIALVVVGVLYLSMCMALAELSSRFPSAGGGHQFATIAFGRIGGVITASAIVLEYVVAPAAISTFIAAYVQSLGIVHFSHPWVIHLACYVIFVAINLAGAGEALKVMLVITTIASLALIAYTIAMVPHFDVTHLSQGIDFFPHGSMSVWLAIPSAIWFFLAVEGVPMAAEEARSPHRTLPRAILFSMVILSIFAFAMLLVGPGGAGTDVFAQSGDPLISGLRAIHAPSILIVAVNCAALIGLIASFFSITFGYSRLIYSLAREQILPHVFTRVNGRGVPTWALIVPAIIGFVLTIFIDGDTLMAVAVCGAVISYALMMASHIVLHKKVVPQQTSEDPYVTPGGRITSGIALVLSLCAIVCTFLANIAVGLCSVAVLACLLVLHLFSYRSH
- the eutC gene encoding ethanolamine ammonia-lyase subunit EutC, whose protein sequence is MNHTQDITPQQTLNAQLQSLTPARVGLGRYGAAVPTAARLELLSAHAQARDAVHSHMDMTLLREQLGEILEIHSQAKDRREYLLRPDYGRAPRELPPELADYKADIGIVLIDGLSPAAVSTHGPQLYTALKETLKDYKVAPPVVGHQGRVALGDHIGQAAAWDITLVVIGERPGLSVPSSLGIYSTWKTYAGITEERRNCISNIHPPEGMSYHDAALIALDYVEKYYQAGQSGFMIKAKEIAPQLEQK
- a CDS encoding ethanolamine ammonia-lyase subunit EutB — its product is MSGSGYHYKLGEHNYTFRSLNDVMAKATPLRSGDILSGAGAHSAAERAAAQWVLADIDLVQFLEQPALSYDSDFVTRIILDDWDKEAFAPIAHLTVGEFRQWLLEQAYNNSAALSAIAPGITPEMAAAVSKLMSNGELIAVASKITNVAAFRSTIGLPGTLATRLQPNHPTDDPAGIAASIADGLLLGSGDAVIGINPATDFPTRVDSLLRLIDDVRQTYEVPTQSCVLTHVTTTIDLLEKGSPVDLVFQSIAGTEGTNLSFGVTKELLDEAYAGALSLGRGSVGNNCMYFETGQGSALSAGAHCDNDGHPVDQQTLEARAYGLARHYNPLLVNTVVGFIGPEYLYNGKQIIRAGLEDLFCGKLLGLPMGVDVCYTNHAEADPDDMDSLLHLLIQAGTSFVICVPGTDDIMLGYQSLSHNDVALARSVTGRRHAPEFEQWLQGTGLIDDTHALQAQPALDLSSLISLEAKS
- a CDS encoding HAD-IA family hydrolase, producing MYRLAIFDMAGTTVDERDEVYRVLRTAAEREGARISDEVFQSYMGTEKYWALGQLLEIGGVPLNKDIHERAWQWFRAELRRSYMAEPPSPFAGIETMFCLLREKGIKIALTTGFSREIADLILEAMGWNNGVIDCLVAGDEVPLGRPEPFLIEKAMQELGVSDLKEVISCGDTQADVESAQRAGVTSVGVLTGHLDREKFGSFGADFVLDSAAQLPLLLADPSDEAE
- a CDS encoding alcohol dehydrogenase catalytic domain-containing protein, which translates into the protein MSVHTSLSEPINALVWMGGLNFENVALAAPQLQPGESLVRITTASICGSDRHTVTGRRKQACPSVLGHEGVGIVEQTRNPLLVPGQRVTFSVTAPCMSCDRCEMGCTAKCRNLLKTGHEPFNGDWSLSGTYASHIVLRAHQPVAVVPDTLEDVPASIASCAGGTVMAALEKVCHHVGSLAGKRLLVVGCGMLGLLAVDVAIQAGAVVTAIDPNPQRCAWAQSLGAMVYTPAEYTANPCSIDVSCEFSGSAQGVDSCISVLDIGGLAVLGGSVATSPDISVNPEWLVRGLRHIVGVHNYEPRHLEQALDFLSRSTIDWESITAGPISLAEVPHAFDPTDALRIIVSV
- a CDS encoding glycogen/starch/alpha-glucan phosphorylase produces the protein MNNPAHVPMLKDTVAGHVRAAAGMSAHSATDRKFWFGLSDAVMEQLADNWEATTQAYNATRQQHYFSAEFLMGRALLNNLTNLGLVEQAEEAVRACGHELSDVLEAENDAALGNGGLGRLAACFLDSAVTQNYPVTGYGLLYRYGLFRQEFHNGFQSESPDAWKEDGYPFIVRREEQQRIVTFDDMIVRAIAYDMPITGYGTNNVGTLRLWKAEPLDEFDYDAFNSQRFTEAIVERERVMDLCRVLYPNDTTYAGKVLRVRQQYFFVSASLQTMLDNYIAHHGTDLKDFAKYNCIQLNDTHPVLAIPELLRLLLDDHHLSWDEAWKIVTDTFAYTNHTVLAEALEQWDCSIFQQLFARVFELIVEIDRRFREDMRARGFDEDHIATMAPVQDGMVRMAWIACYSSFSINGVAALHTEIIKADTLAQWYEIAPEKFNNKTNGVTPRRWLKMCNPRLSALLTELMGSDEWVTNLDALKQLRHHGDNEEVLRKLIDIKQANKAEFAQWIKQRQDISVDPESIFDVQIKRLHEYKRQLMNALYILDLYFRIKNDEASSVPPRTFIFGAKAAPGYVRAKAIIKLINAIADLVNNDPQVSSVLRVVFVENYNVSPAEHIIPAADISEQISMAGKEASGTSNMKFMMNGALTLGTLDGANVEILEAVGADNAYIFGAKNEELPALREHYNPHHCYETVPGLKRTLDALIDGTLDDNHSGMFHDLRSSLLDTNGWESPDVYYVLGDFAAYRDTRDAMAQHYYAQPLTWARQCWVNICESGRFSSDRTIKDYAEHVWKLQATLI